The Rhodovastum atsumiense genome includes a region encoding these proteins:
- a CDS encoding replication protein RepA, with protein MGQVHELLASRGRQAALESGLERGIVETAEAYLSNEEGGTNFLYSGWCQTALPHKRTQDDEIWRVDSGPISLIIQPGIEVIGEQTVPIGVPFGSRARLILLYLQTTALKTGSREIELGKSLRQWLGRMGIKAVGGKAIDGVREQALRIGTCNITFYFTAGQKKGFVRQPIVEAGMFEESDSPRPRFLEAVKLGENFFEQLRKHPVPVEDAAIQAINNNSQALDIYVWLAYRLHSLKEPTPLSWRAAKGQFGQGVAELRKFKQTFKKSLELALAVYPAAKVDLVDDGLRLYPSRPPVASKLIAVGA; from the coding sequence ATGGGACAGGTGCATGAGCTTCTGGCGAGCAGGGGGCGGCAGGCAGCTCTGGAAAGCGGCCTCGAACGCGGCATTGTGGAAACCGCAGAAGCCTATTTGAGCAACGAGGAAGGCGGAACCAACTTCCTGTATTCGGGGTGGTGCCAGACCGCTTTGCCTCACAAGCGTACCCAGGATGATGAAATCTGGCGTGTGGACAGCGGTCCGATCAGTTTGATCATCCAGCCAGGTATCGAGGTCATCGGCGAGCAGACAGTGCCCATCGGGGTGCCGTTTGGTTCACGGGCGCGGCTGATCCTGCTTTACCTGCAGACCACGGCGCTCAAGACCGGCAGCCGGGAAATAGAGCTTGGGAAGAGCCTGCGCCAATGGCTTGGCCGGATGGGTATCAAGGCCGTCGGCGGAAAGGCGATTGATGGTGTACGTGAGCAGGCACTGCGCATCGGAACGTGCAACATCACCTTTTACTTCACTGCAGGGCAAAAGAAGGGCTTTGTTCGCCAGCCGATCGTCGAAGCGGGCATGTTCGAAGAATCCGATAGCCCCCGGCCGCGCTTCCTGGAAGCGGTGAAACTGGGGGAAAATTTCTTTGAGCAATTGAGGAAGCATCCTGTTCCCGTCGAGGATGCCGCGATCCAGGCAATCAACAACAACTCGCAGGCGCTCGATATATACGTTTGGCTTGCGTACCGCCTGCATTCACTCAAAGAGCCAACGCCGCTATCCTGGCGGGCTGCGAAGGGGCAGTTTGGCCAAGGCGTCGCGGAGCTGCGGAAGTTCAAGCAGACGTTCAAAAAGAGCCTTGAACTGGCGTTGGCTGTCTACCCCGCCGCGAAGGTCGATCTGGTGGACGATGGTCTGCGGCTGTACCCGTCGCGACCGCCAGTGGCATCGAAGCTGATTGCGGTCGGCGCATAG
- a CDS encoding IS1595 family transposase, with translation MAQHFLLSAAARSLSTAKVMRMSDSGVVNVFVRLRWPETDGKPVCPGCGCMICYACPRSPDRPRWRCKACRGDFSITSGTLFAHHKLPLRTYLLAVVAFCNEVKGHSMLALSRELDVQYKTAFVLAHKMREAMASSTKALRIGGAGREVELDGAYFGGHVRPANLAANRVDRRLAENQSGKRQVVVVMRERRGPTLVQVVPAEEAVLPIISQRIAQATELHADESPAWNRLHAHFPMRRVNHQEGYSIGGACTNGAESYFSRLRRSELGHHHHIAGPYLLRYAQEAAWREDARRVSNGEQVHGVVRLALRGRPSIDFCGYWQRSRAA, from the coding sequence ATGGCGCAACATTTCCTGCTTTCCGCGGCGGCACGCTCGCTCAGTACGGCGAAGGTCATGCGCATGTCGGATAGCGGCGTGGTGAACGTGTTCGTGCGCCTCCGCTGGCCTGAAACCGACGGCAAGCCGGTCTGCCCTGGCTGCGGCTGCATGATCTGCTACGCCTGCCCGAGATCACCGGACCGGCCGCGCTGGCGTTGCAAAGCGTGCCGCGGCGATTTCTCCATTACTTCGGGGACGCTGTTTGCGCACCACAAGCTGCCGTTGCGCACCTATCTGCTGGCCGTCGTCGCGTTCTGCAACGAGGTCAAGGGCCACAGCATGCTCGCGCTCTCCCGTGAGCTCGATGTCCAGTACAAGACGGCATTCGTCCTGGCGCACAAAATGCGCGAGGCAATGGCGTCCAGCACGAAGGCGTTGCGCATCGGCGGTGCAGGACGTGAGGTCGAGCTCGACGGCGCCTATTTCGGCGGCCATGTCCGGCCAGCCAATCTAGCGGCGAACCGGGTCGACCGGCGACTCGCCGAGAACCAGTCGGGCAAGCGCCAGGTCGTCGTGGTGATGCGCGAACGCCGCGGCCCCACGCTGGTGCAGGTGGTGCCGGCCGAGGAAGCTGTGCTGCCGATCATTTCCCAGCGGATCGCCCAAGCCACCGAGCTGCATGCCGACGAGAGCCCGGCCTGGAACAGGCTGCATGCCCACTTTCCGATGCGGCGTGTCAACCACCAGGAGGGCTATAGCATCGGGGGCGCCTGCACCAACGGCGCGGAGTCCTATTTTTCCCGTCTGCGCCGCAGCGAGCTGGGGCACCACCACCACATCGCCGGGCCGTATCTCCTCCGCTATGCCCAGGAAGCCGCCTGGCGGGAAGACGCGCGGCGCGTCAGCAACGGCGAGCAGGTGCATGGGGTGGTCCGCCTGGCTTTGCGGGGCCGGCCATCGATCGACTTCTGCGGCTATTGGCAGCGTTCCCGGGCGGCCTGA